TATGTAAATTATCTTATATCTGAATctataatagttctatatttccctctaaatcaattcgaaacattcccgaataacatcaatgacacatatcactgttccatgttattttcgaatgataattcttgaatcatgattttgattacgAGCAATCAATTGtacttaaccgaaattcatcaagtatgaaaaatgttcattaagcttagtcatatttcgaggaTTAATTACAAGATgaatcttgactcgaaattcttgatatgcttatgaaagtctaattagttacgcgacatcgtttcatagatagaaagatgaatataacttgagaaataggtggttcagtcttcatttaccttttgctgaagaagttctccaaaagcttcggttgatattcgccttcaaacggtaaaacGCAATGATGATTGTCGTgatgttcgtttctcaactacacttttatcctaatctgatacttaactaattgtagactagaaatcaatatttaattttgaaaactaaatttcacaacaagcttgagataacaacacttgtgagttcgaccgagcaatgctctaacaaaccctTTTACTTTTATGTCCTAGTTGCTTGCTAGACTTGTCGTctaaaacctaggtttcctctcagaaacataattaggtcacaaattaaagacttcacttagggattcgtgaagtcaagtcagactatcttttacctgatcttgttcttattgatttttTCGAGATTCTTGTTATCTCAGATCAGGAACGAGATAAAtacaaatcacaaagttctcttcttcccagactttgtgattcctcaagatagatatttaaACTATTCTTTGATTtgtggattgttcttgagaggtggttagttaTCTAGGATTCTcatctaactgagtgtaagtgttccagattcgtgaggtttgctggactttgtctattgcaaacagatttccaactTACATCGAaagatcaaaaggaaaatcaaataggctAGGGAAAAATTGGTACCaaatcttcacttaggttgaagcaattcTTGAGCTGTAAAGgttgtcagctaagggaatcaattacgtacctagagccttgcaaggttcaaaagatgtaaggagcacgactgtaaatGAATGAAGGGTTAATACGGTTTAACTACATTTCATCTCGAAGTCTGATGGTAAGATAgtgactgtagcggcttaatatagtttggtgttatAAGCTGGACGcgatcccgggatttttctgcaggtgtagttttcctcgttaacaaaacctctggtgtcttgtgtttttccttttccacattatattattttatctttataatagaaatatcacaagtagtacgtaacaaatttagatagtttaagtccttattaattgagATAAAAAATAAGAATTGTTCTtattgaattcgtatcttgaaagataaatcacaagtttcatacttgttagaatccagattctcttgatttggatacgactaaattgatcttggatatcgATTTGTGAAATAGTCCAAGAACTATTCTGCACAATCAGGTGCACAGACTCTATGTCTATACATATCTATTATGGAAGAGAtagaaaaactctatataaatattgttcaaggatctttaATTTAGATCTACTTGCAATTGGATTagatttgtccatacaggttgccgaacgaaaaagttgatggtgtacttggtaccaacGTGGTTTCGCCATTCAAGGTGGCGAAATGCTTGATTTCGTTGAGATGAAATTTGCCTAAAATTTGTCGGAATTGGTCGGAATTCTTGGTTGAATTTCGGTTGACTCGGCCAGAGTTGGTCGGAAATCTCCActggagttttttttttacatttgtaTCGATTTTGGATTTTCTACTATTTTGAATGAAAACTTGTTTCTTTTTATAATAATTGGTGTATTTCATCATATCTGTACACAACTATGTGTGAAAAATGTTTGATATACATACTATAGGTATAAAATtcgaaaacaaaattttgatagtTACTCGAGATTTTCCCCGAGATAAAGTTGTCCCGATGTCTCGATCCAGATCGAAATGGACCGAAATTTGGAATTGGCTACATTGTTTGGTACTCTCTCTTTTTCATTTAGGACAAGGTGCGGTTATCCAACAAATTTCCAAGTCTGCAATTGCACCCAATCCATAATATGTTTGGATTTGGACTTCTGAAAATGCACCCTCGGGTCCCTCACCCAATCCAACAGTTAACGGATCTGGTATAACCCTCGAAAAGGCAGGTGGATCGGGTTGGATCGACAGGTTGGGTAATTCAGCCCTTGCACAAATCAATCTTCTTAGACAAAGGCATTCCATTAACCTACCGCCTAGCCCATATCCCTATGTACAAGCCTTAACCTACAGCCTTAACCTAGAATTGGCTACATtgcttggtaccctctcctttttatTTAGGACAAGTTGTCGTTATCCAACGAATTTCTAAGCCGACATTTGCACCCAATCCAAAATATGTTGGACTTCTGAAAATGCACACTCACCCAATCCAACAATTAACGGATCTGATTCAATCCTCGAAAATGCAGGTGGATCGGGTTGGATCCACAGGTTGGGTAATTCAGCCCTTGCACAAATCAATCTTTTTAGACAAAGGCATTCCATTAACCTACCGCCTATCCCATAGCCTTATGTACAAGCCTTAACCTACAGCCTTAACCTAGAATTGGCTATATtgcttggtaccctctccttttcatttAGGACAAGTTGTCGTTATCCAACGAATTTCTAAGCCGACATTTGCACCCAATCCAAAATATGTTGGACTTCTGAAAATGCACGCTCACCCAATCCAACAGTCAACGGATCTGATTCAACCCTCGAAAATGCAGGTGGATCGGGTTGGATCCGCAGGTTGGGTAATTCAGCCCTTGCACAAATCAATCTTCTTAGACAAAGGCATTCCATTAACCTACCGCCTAGCTCATAGCCCTATGTACAGACTATCGGACCTGAATGGATCCATCTCATTGGCACCCGCATCCCTAAATCTAGGCTAAACTGAAACACCACAAACACGGGAATCTCTGTTTTACTTTTACCATAGCGGCGATGGTATGTTAGTCTCTCATGAGCTAATGAAGTTTAAATTCAATCAATCACCACTCATCTGTTTTTTATTCTTCAAACCAAACCCTAACCATCAGAAATACTCATCTCAAATCAACAGAGCTTACATGGCAACTTCAGTAGTCACTCCAAATCCACCCTCCATCGAAGAAGACCTTAACGATGATAAACTCTGTTCTAGTATCAGTAGTTTCTCTCTTAATGAAACTCAAAACCCACCCGAATCTGTTTCTGTCTCTTCTTTAGATAAAGAAGGTCGTATTGAACGAGCATGGGCACATTGGAAGAAATTAGGTGAACCTAAATTGATTGTTGCACCAATGGTTGATAATTCTGAACTTCCTTTTCGGATGCTTTGTCGTAAGTATGGTGCTACAGCTGCTTATACTCCTATGCTTCATTCTCGTATATTCACCGAGACTGAAAAATATCGCACAACCGAATTTACTACCTGTAAGGTATGGATTTTTGCCCTAATTTGATTTACAGTTTTGTTTTCTTAAAGTTGTATCCTGTAGTGATTAGGGAATTAAAGGAATGATAATACATTATTGATGTACTAGGGTTTAAACCGTGTTTTTCTGTGCTTCTGCCACTGCTGAGAACCCAATTTGTTTATGGTAAGGTAGAACATTGTTAGAGTTAATTCCGCCGACTAGGAATTGATGCACTACTATGCTCCTGCATCACCGTCCTATGCGGGTCGATATACAATATATGATGTTGGGTATACCTAGGTACTACTTATAAGATTTAGTGGACATGAGCATGGATAGCTTAGAGTACATCAGGATAAATTGATTATTATTTAATTGAAATCTAAAGAGTATGTGATATTGCGTACCCACTAAAGAGATGTGACGAGAACATGTGAGAAAACATTTGAATCACTAAAGAGATGCATATCAGTTTTGTGACATCTCATGATAATAGTTAACAGTGCTTTTCATGAAAAATTTGTTACTAATGTTGAGTAGGTAATGGTTAAGTACCCTATTTTTTAATCCATGTGATGCATATTTGTCCAGAACATGTGCATTCTTTCATTTCGCTCGTGACATTGTAAAGCTTATTCCTTAAAAATTTGGTGCTTGATTTTTTAGTCAAATGGAACACATTCATCATTTCTTTTACCCAAATTAAATAGCTGCCATATTCTGTAAACAAATGCAGGAGGATCGTCCGTTGTTCGTCCAATTTTGTGCAAATAATCCTGATACCTTACTTGAAGCTGCTCAGGTTGTGGCACCTCATTGCGATTATGTCGACATTAATCTTGGGTAACTTCTATGACGAGCATCTCGTTCTACTGTTTTAGCTATATGACATTTGCATGGTTTATTACATTGTAGTTTCATGGGTCATCTCTTCTAACTAGGTCACGGTTACCAAAATGGTTAGATAGCATGTTTGTTCTTATTATTAGAGATGTGCTAGTTGTGCACTCTCGATTTCTGAAAGGGTCTTCTGGACAAGGATATCTCTTTTATTAAGTATTTCTGGTTTCACTGAGTTCTAATTTGAAATGCTTTTTTGATGCTAAGCTCCCTTACTGTAACTTTCTGCCAGTAAATATCTCTTGAAGCATATATTTCATGCTATACTTTTCTTGTAGTCTCTGTTCTAAATTATAGTCCTTGTACTAGTACATATGTGGCAATCTCAGTTTTCTATCATAAAACActatctttctttcttcttctaagcACTGCTATTTGCTTTCTTGTGCAGATGCCCACAACGAATAGCAAGGCGAGGGTATTACGGGGCTTTCTTAATGGACAATCTCCCTCTAGTCAAATCACTGGTAGAAAAACTGGCGCAGAACCTTCCCGTCCCCGTTTCATGCAAAATTCGAGTTTTTCCAAAACTAGAAGATACACTCGCTTATGCCAGGATGCTGGAGGATGCTGGCTGTGCTCTCTTAGCTGTTCATGGGCGAACTAGAGATGAAAAGGATGGGAGAAAATTCCGAGCTGATTGGTCTGCAATCAAAGCTGTAAAAGATGCAGTTAGGATCCCAGTCCTGGCCAATGGAAACGTACGCCACATGGAAGATGTCAAAAATTGTTTGAAAGACACAGGAGTTGATGGTGTTCTTTCTGCCGAAACTCTTCTTGAGAATCCAGCTCTCTTTGCTGGATTCCGGACAGCAGAATGGATTGAGGGCGAGGAAGAAAGTACTAAAGTTGGTGGAATAGATCAAGGAGATTTATTGGTGGATTATTTGAAGCTATGTGAGAAATACCCAGTGCCATGGAGAATGATCCGCTCTCATGTGCATAAGTTGTTAGGTGATTGGTTCAAAATTCACCCAGAGGTGAGAGAAGATTTCAACAAACAATCAATTCTCACTTTTGAGTTCCTCTATGATATGGTGAATAGGCTCAGAGATCTCGGAACAACAGTTCCACTTTATGTGAAGAATACTGGTCTTGAGGTTTCAGCAAATAACGATTCTGAAAACGCAGTACGTGATTCCTGAGTTTATTTGAAAACAAAGCCAAGTGCCTATCATTTTAGATGCCTGGCAAAACTGGTGCTAGACAAAAAATTAGTTGCAGTTCCAGTTAGGTCCACAGACTACAATTTGGTGCCTCTTACATTTATTTGTGACTTCACAAGGTGGCAACTAGAAAACAAAAATATGGGTCAAGTGTGAAGTCATGCAAGGAAGACGAGTTTGGGATCTTTCGTGAGAACGTGTCTGCTATGGAAGTTCAGGTATGTTATAACTTCATaagcttcatttttttttataattcacCCTAATTTTTAGTGCACTTGCATTTATTTTAGTCGAAAGAACTAGATGTGTATTGTGTGTTTATCATGTACCATGTGTAACATCTATTTATATGATACCAACTGAAATTCTTCGTCATTTGCAGTTGCTGTGATGTAAACTCTTCATTTTTGGGTGGGAACAAAGTTTATTCTGTTCTTGGTTCTTGGGCCCGCGTTAGAATTAGAACCATAAAGAATGATATGATTAAATCTTGATTATCCCATGTATTATGGAGATTTTAGTGGGTTGCTTTAGTGGTGTTAGTGGTTGAATTGAAATGTGTATGTGATTTAAACCCAATCAAAGATCACGGACCTATTGAAGGCGCACTGATAGTACTCCAGTAGGTAGTAAATGCCCCATTTAtgttttaggttgttgattgcaTTACTGAGTGATAAAAGCTTAAATTCCACAACtgagaaagaataataaaaaccACAAACAGTTCTTC
This DNA window, taken from Papaver somniferum cultivar HN1 chromosome 3, ASM357369v1, whole genome shotgun sequence, encodes the following:
- the LOC113356902 gene encoding tRNA-dihydrouridine(16/17) synthase [NAD(P)(+)]-like — translated: MLVSHELMKFKFNQSPLICFLFFKPNPNHQKYSSQINRAYMATSVVTPNPPSIEEDLNDDKLCSSISSFSLNETQNPPESVSVSSLDKEGRIERAWAHWKKLGEPKLIVAPMVDNSELPFRMLCRKYGATAAYTPMLHSRIFTETEKYRTTEFTTCKEDRPLFVQFCANNPDTLLEAAQVVAPHCDYVDINLGCPQRIARRGYYGAFLMDNLPLVKSLVEKLAQNLPVPVSCKIRVFPKLEDTLAYARMLEDAGCALLAVHGRTRDEKDGRKFRADWSAIKAVKDAVRIPVLANGNVRHMEDVKNCLKDTGVDGVLSAETLLENPALFAGFRTAEWIEGEEESTKVGGIDQGDLLVDYLKLCEKYPVPWRMIRSHVHKLLGDWFKIHPEVREDFNKQSILTFEFLYDMVNRLRDLGTTVPLYVKNTGLEVSANNDSENAVRDS